A single window of Candidatus Bathyarchaeota archaeon DNA harbors:
- a CDS encoding chloride channel protein, which translates to MAGLRYARFPSIPKHAKKWLLLDLLGAIAGVAGGLGAIVFRMMISFNHWLFFDLLLPRISLYAYGFNLALLILPAIGGLIVGPIVMKFAPETKGHGVPEVMEAVALKGGRIRKRVAFLKVLVSSITIGSGGSAGREGPIAQIGASIGSFIGETLKLDPHDIRLLVVCGLSAGIAGTFNAPLGGALFGMEVLYRGIGLFNAVPVVFASVIGAAIVSAYYGPKPSFVAHNLTFTNPSELVWYFILGVIFGFIAVIWIKLFYAVEDLFDKFRIHDKFKPAIGGAVAGFIGIFFAEYGIMGVGYEGINKALLGEFGITLLLALGILKMVATAFTVGSGGSGGIFAPSLYIGAMFGGVLGLLFQWLSPGMVSQPFTYCLAGMAALFAGAAQAPLNVIIMIPEMSNDYSLLPPLMVSSVTSFIIAWLFMRGSSIYTLKLERRGVKLRMGRTFVLENITVEEAMTKKVISVKADMPLSALELLIEETRYHGFPVVEEGKLIGMVTFQDISKIPKSKRREVKVKDVLSKKLIVAYPDESVQTALDRMYKNKIGRLPVVDRKDTTRIVGIITRSDIIRAYEIATSRTLE; encoded by the coding sequence ATGGCTGGCCTGCGTTATGCAAGGTTTCCTTCTATTCCTAAGCATGCGAAAAAATGGTTACTTCTAGACTTGCTGGGTGCAATTGCGGGTGTTGCAGGTGGATTAGGGGCAATAGTTTTCAGAATGATGATAAGCTTTAACCATTGGCTTTTCTTCGATCTCTTGTTACCTCGCATATCCTTGTATGCATACGGGTTTAATTTGGCCTTACTGATTCTTCCAGCTATAGGAGGTCTCATCGTAGGTCCAATTGTTATGAAATTTGCGCCGGAAACTAAGGGTCACGGTGTTCCAGAGGTCATGGAGGCAGTAGCATTGAAGGGTGGTAGAATAAGGAAACGTGTAGCATTTCTCAAAGTTCTTGTTTCGTCAATTACTATAGGCTCAGGTGGAAGCGCTGGAAGAGAAGGGCCCATAGCTCAGATTGGAGCTTCAATAGGCTCTTTCATCGGAGAAACCTTAAAACTTGACCCCCATGACATCCGGCTTCTAGTTGTTTGCGGATTATCAGCCGGAATTGCTGGTACATTTAATGCTCCACTGGGCGGTGCGCTCTTTGGAATGGAAGTCCTCTACCGTGGAATAGGCCTATTCAACGCTGTGCCAGTAGTTTTCGCGTCCGTAATAGGTGCAGCAATAGTCTCAGCATATTATGGGCCTAAACCGTCATTCGTAGCCCACAACTTAACATTTACAAATCCCAGCGAACTAGTTTGGTACTTTATACTTGGCGTAATTTTCGGTTTTATAGCGGTTATTTGGATAAAACTTTTCTATGCAGTGGAAGACCTTTTCGACAAATTTAGAATTCATGATAAATTTAAACCAGCTATCGGTGGTGCAGTGGCTGGTTTTATCGGAATCTTTTTCGCAGAATATGGCATAATGGGCGTAGGATATGAAGGCATCAATAAAGCACTTCTAGGAGAATTTGGAATAACCCTTTTGCTTGCGCTTGGAATACTCAAAATGGTTGCAACCGCATTTACCGTTGGATCTGGTGGAAGCGGCGGTATTTTCGCTCCAAGTCTTTATATAGGTGCAATGTTCGGCGGTGTTTTGGGATTGTTGTTCCAGTGGCTTTCTCCAGGAATGGTTTCTCAACCTTTCACTTACTGCCTCGCCGGAATGGCTGCGCTTTTCGCTGGCGCTGCTCAAGCTCCTCTGAACGTTATAATAATGATTCCTGAAATGTCAAATGATTATTCTCTGCTTCCTCCGCTTATGGTTTCTTCAGTTACAAGCTTCATAATAGCATGGCTGTTTATGCGTGGCTCCTCCATTTACACTTTAAAATTGGAGAGGAGAGGTGTAAAGCTGCGGATGGGCAGAACATTTGTTCTTGAAAATATTACAGTGGAAGAAGCCATGACGAAGAAAGTCATTTCTGTGAAGGCTGACATGCCCTTGTCAGCACTGGAACTTCTTATTGAGGAAACTCGTTATCATGGGTTCCCAGTAGTTGAAGAGGGTAAACTAATCGGAATGGTCACGTTTCAAGACATAAGTAAAATACCGAAATCCAAGAGACGTGAAGTGAAAGTTAAGGATGTATTAAGTAAAAAGCTAATTGTGGCCTATCCAGACGAGTCTGTTCAAACTGCACTTGACAGAATGTACAAAAACAAAATAGGTCGGCTTCCAGTTGTTGACAGAAAAGATACAACTCGCATAGTCGGAATAATCACCCGCTCAGACATTATACGTGCATACGAAATAGCGACTTCAAGAACATTAGAATAA
- a CDS encoding low molecular weight phosphatase family protein — MKVLFVCWGNAYRSPVAEALMKKFKPEWKVDSAGINPAGFISDLAKQFLAEENAEKYLKAYCESLEEKNLNEYDIIVVMEERFKRIIMDRCPKCASKIVVWNVEDPYFLPKSHARRIFMQIKEKVLELAGSS, encoded by the coding sequence ATGAAGGTTTTATTTGTTTGCTGGGGAAATGCATACCGGAGTCCAGTAGCTGAAGCTCTAATGAAAAAATTTAAACCGGAATGGAAAGTTGACTCGGCTGGAATAAATCCTGCTGGATTTATTTCCGATTTGGCTAAACAGTTTTTAGCTGAGGAAAATGCGGAGAAATATCTTAAAGCGTATTGTGAAAGCCTAGAAGAAAAGAATCTAAATGAATATGACATAATAGTAGTGATGGAAGAGAGGTTTAAACGAATTATCATGGATAGATGCCCGAAATGTGCAAGTAAAATAGTTGTCTGGAATGTTGAGGACCCCTATTTCCTTCCTAAAAGTCATGCTCGAAGGATTTTCATGCAAATAAAAGAAAAGGTTCTAGAATTAGCTGGTTCTTCCTAG